A window of the Corallococcus soli genome harbors these coding sequences:
- a CDS encoding serine/threonine-protein kinase, which yields MPRKAIGPYRVLETLGSGGAGTVYRARDRRTNDEVALKLLSTGPSLDDRAARRLVREFETLADLAHPNVVKVFEAGVHEGWPYLAMELIEGLTLRHYLDVSTGQLQSATPLSRAPLSIRRTEDDDFGSVDGPDEDADDDSVVDEDSDDGTFGLNAFAEEAPSEDLASFHGAGAEDDSDSDDVPVDPRREVARRPSTLAPVTPPRMADLNRPERMGRLKDALLQVCEALAYIHGHGLVHRDLKPSNIMVDDDRQVRLMDFGLAKFLADDAGITADGKLVGTYRYMAPEQILGEPLDGRSDLYSLGVILYELMSGRPPFDAKTPHELWRQVLETEAPPLLALNLHGDPQLARVAHRLIRKEPDDRFQTAEEVYEALSE from the coding sequence CTACCGCGTGTTGGAGACGCTCGGCAGTGGCGGGGCCGGGACCGTGTATCGGGCCCGGGACCGCCGCACGAACGACGAAGTCGCGCTGAAGCTCCTGTCGACCGGTCCGTCCCTGGACGACCGCGCCGCACGCAGACTCGTGCGCGAATTCGAGACCCTGGCGGACCTGGCGCACCCCAACGTGGTGAAGGTCTTCGAGGCCGGCGTCCACGAGGGCTGGCCGTACCTGGCCATGGAGCTCATCGAAGGCCTCACCCTGCGCCACTACCTGGACGTGAGCACGGGCCAGCTGCAATCGGCCACGCCGCTCTCTCGCGCGCCGCTGTCCATCCGCCGCACCGAGGACGACGACTTCGGCAGCGTGGATGGCCCGGACGAGGACGCGGACGACGACTCGGTCGTGGACGAGGACAGCGACGACGGCACGTTCGGCCTCAACGCCTTCGCGGAGGAGGCCCCCAGCGAGGACCTGGCCAGCTTCCACGGCGCGGGCGCGGAGGACGACTCGGACTCGGACGACGTGCCGGTGGATCCGCGCCGCGAAGTCGCGCGCAGGCCGTCCACCCTGGCGCCCGTCACCCCGCCGCGCATGGCGGACCTGAACCGCCCGGAGCGCATGGGCCGGCTGAAGGACGCGTTGCTCCAGGTGTGCGAGGCGCTGGCGTACATCCACGGCCACGGGCTGGTGCACCGCGACCTGAAGCCGTCCAACATCATGGTGGACGACGACCGGCAGGTGCGGCTGATGGACTTCGGCCTCGCCAAGTTCCTCGCGGACGACGCGGGCATCACCGCGGACGGCAAGCTCGTGGGCACCTACCGGTACATGGCGCCGGAGCAGATTCTGGGAGAGCCGCTGGATGGGCGCTCGGACCTGTACAGCCTGGGCGTCATCCTGTACGAGCTGATGAGCGGGCGTCCGCCGTTCGACGCGAAAACGCCGCACGAGCTGTGGCGCCAGGTGCTGGAGACGGAGGCACCGCCGCTGCTCGCGCTCAACCTGCATGGCGACCCGCAGCTCGCGCGCGTCGCCCATCGCCTCATCCGCAAGGAGCCGGACGACCGGTTCCAGACGGCCGAGGAAGTCTACGAGGCCCTCTCCGAGTGA